The window TAGGGTAACGCTCTGTACTCTGTAGAGGAAACATTCACTATTGCAGCGTGCTTTATATTGACCATCTGTGTCGAAACGGCTGCAGTAAATCTGCCGTCTGTAAGAACAAGATCAGGGTTTACTTTCTTATACAACTTCAAATCAGCCGCAATCATGAGATCTATCTCTTTTTCACTGATAAACTTGAGTTTACCTTTGCGAATGTTTCCGAATACTTCCTCAAAATCAGGTTCATGCAGAGGCAAAACTGTAAAACCTTCCTGCTCTATAAATCTCTTTTTTTGACCTTCCCCCGCAAAAATGACCTCATGCCCTCTCTTCCTGAGCTCTATCCCGACTGAGAGAAGACGGCTTATGTGTGATAATGCATGCATACATGGAATACAGAGTATCTTCATAATATTGAAGTATATACGGTTTTCTGCAGTTGTCAAGAGGAGTAAACAGTTTATTAACATAACTATAGTACTTCTTTTGCGTCTTACAGTACCACTATTTACTCATTACAGACTTTGGCAGGAATTAGTAGAGGTGAACCCAAAATCCGAAGTAGAAATTATACCTTTATTGGCTTGCATAATATTAAGGTTTATTGAGATTTCGGGTTCGATTCCACCTCCGCCAGTTATATCGGGCGGATCCCTCGATGATCCGCCTAACATAATTGGCGGATCTTTTGAAGAGATTACAAAACTACGGGATTCCACTGATTAGGCAATAGACATGATGGTTTTAATATTTTGCTCTATAACCGGTAGGTGTATATTTTGTATATTTTTTGAACAATTTACTGAAAAACACGGAATCAGAATAACCAACTTTTTGCGCTACATCACCTATATTATATTTTACGTCTTTTAACAATTCCTTTGCTTTCTCTATTCTAATTTTTATTAAATAATTTGATATTGTCATGCCTGTCTCTATTTTAAATATCCTTTGTAAATAATGCGGACTTAATCCTATCTCCGTTAAAAGGCTTTTATAGAATTCTTTATCGTTATATCTTTTTGCCGTGTAACTTATTACTCTTTCTGCTATTTTTTTATATACAGCATTCCTTTTTAACAACTCTTTTACGTCTTTTGCCAAACTTTCCCAGGCCTCTCCGGGTTTTTTTTCTTCGTTTATTATCTGCAATAATTTTTCTCTAATCAAATATTTTATTTCCGGACAGCTTTTAATTTCTTTATTAATGCCCCTGCAATCCTTTAATATATTTTCAGCGGAAGCATAGTAGGATCTCTTATTCAATATTTCTTTGTCTTTCCATAATGATATTTTGGCAGGGAAAGGCCAGTTTATCAATGTTATCTTCTTGGAAATCTCCTCGCTTATCATATATTTTAAAAACAAACCGGCAGATTTAGGATCTTTTGTATTTTTAGGTATACATAAGGCGCTGCCCTGCACTAAACCATGCATTTTACTGCTTTTCTCCATTTTTGGTAAGGGTGCTATCGCGATATCTTCTTTTATAGAACCGAGACTATTCCCAAGCGGAGTCTTATCCCACCCAAAAGCAATCTCAATAAGCTCAGCTCTTGCTATTAAAAATATACTCTTTCTTAAAAAAAAGTTATTAACATTATCTGAAAACATATGCATCTTATTTTCAGGAAGTACCCTGTATTTTGATAATACTTTCTTCATGCATTCCAATGCCGATATAATCCTCTCATCTGCAATAATATTACTTCTACTGTCAAAAATATCCCCGTTATTGCCCCAAATAAACCCCAAAAATATACTTACTATTTCTTCTGTTTCTTCCCATTGAAAAGATACCCCTTGAAGCGCAGGATCGTTTTCCTTATTTAAAATATATTGCTCAGCATTCATTAATTCATCCCAGGTTTCCGGGACATTAATTTTATACTTCTCAAGCAAATCTTTTCTGTACATCAAACTTTTGCAGCCTACCGTAAAGGGAACTCCGTATAACTTATCATTATATGAACACGATTCTACTGATTCTTCCAAATAATCACTTTTATCGATAAAACTATCTACATTCATTAACATACCTTCACCGGCATACTGATATACTTTACCATACGGCAAACAAACGAGTCCTAATGAGGTATCCGGAGTGGTTATATATTTCCCTATTATGCCCAAAAAATCATGATTGGAATCAAAATAGAACTCTCCAATATCTGTTTGCTTATCTCTTTCAACCCTGCAAACATTAATATTTGTATTTTTCAGACAAAATCCTTTTACTATTTTATTTATCCTTTCATCTTCGGGGGAAAAATGCCATATATAATAAGATAAATCAGAGACGGGAAGAACATCAGGAATCTGCTCCCCGTCAGATTCTTTTTTCCCGGCATAAATTTCCAAACCTTCTTTTGTCAATCTGATTTCCCTCGATTTTGCATCATGAATGCTTCCTCTTACTTTCAATATTGTTATAAAATTTACAATATCATTCCCTTTCTCCATTCTGCGCATAACCGCTATATTATCTGTTAATTTCAAAAACGATATATTTCCCAATGTTAGGACATCTTCTTTTTTTGAGATTGTAGTTGTGAAAAATGAACTTATCTCGTTTTTTTTAAGGGCTTTCAACATTTTGTTTATATTTCCGGATATCTTAACTTTCTTTTCAAATGCCAGCGGTATTTCATCAATAAAGACCCTTGTTATTTTTTCTCTGCTTAACAGTTTTTTTAAGGAACAAAGCAAAACATCTATCTTGAATATATTTGCGGGTAAAACAAGTAAATTTCCCTTATTTATATCTAATTTCCAGTCGGTTTTTAAAATATCATAGAATTTCAATATATCTGAAGGGTTTTCTACAAAAGAAATAAATATACATTTTTCGCCGTTCTTTAAACCTTCCTTCAGAAATTGCAACCCGGATAACGTCTTACCTGTTCCAAAATGTCCGGCAACTATTGTAACTGTACCTTGAATGAGTCCCCCGCCGCACATCTCATCTAAACCGGGAATTCCTGATTTTATTCTTTCTAATTCTTCCACTTTAGTCATCATAGTTTAATATAGCACAAGATTTGTGATTTTTGAAGTGAATTTAAAAGGGATATTGGTAATGGGACGTTCAGATCTTCCTGTTTTCTTTCCCGAACTTGAGGTCAGTATTAATTTTGCCGTAATTAGCAGGTTGCTGAAAAACTCTTTTTAAGATTTTTTCAGCTGCAATGTTTACATTTTACCCGCCATTTGAGAGCAAATGGCGAGGTATCAGGCTGCTTAAAGTCCATTATTTTAGTTTTTCAGCAGCCTGTTATATCATATTTCAGATAAAACGAAACTCTCAGGGGTGAAGGACAAAAGGACGTTATAATAAGCGGAGTTTGTTTTACTTTCATATTCTTTTAAAAAATAAGTTGATGCCATTAACTCCCTTAATCTTAAAAGTTCTTTCAAGACACCTCTTTTTTTATTTAGAGCAACCGTAATGTCAATAAGCTCAAACGCTCTCTCATAGCATTTTTCCGTTTCCGGAATATCGGACATTAAAATCATGTTTTTTGCACGGTTTAACTCATTCGCAATCATTAATATTTGTTTGTAAAAAGGATATTTTACCCATTTTTCCGCTGTCAATGTTTTATGATGAACAAAAGTCATCCTATCCACCTCATTACCGTCTTTTTAACCATATTTTTAATTTCTTCATTACAAATTTCCATAGATTTATTATTCTGATGCGGTCTAATATTGATCAGAGATGTATATTCAATAAATTCCCCGCTTTCTCTCTCAAAGTATAAATTAAATCCCCAGAGATCTTCCTGTGCCGAACCTTCTTCAATTAGCAATGTTTCCAAATCAGCATGCATCTCTGCGTCAAGCGCTATAATTTCATTTTTAATATCAGCGACACCTTTAACCATTGTTTTAAATACACCGGCATAATTTAATTTCAGATGTTCTTTATTTATTTTAGTTTTTAAAATTTCCATATCTATCACGTCCTATAATGCGCGTTTATTTTGATATATCCTTCGGTCAGATCACAGGTGTAGGCGGTTGCAGATTCTTTGCCGTAATTTAGGTTTACGGTGATAAGGATCTCTTTTTTCATAAGTATTTGGTGGGCTTTTTTTTCGTTAAATTTTATTTCTATGCCTTTCTTGGCTATAAACATGTTATCAAATGAGATGTCAGTTTTTTCTTCTTTAAAATTTACGCCGGAATTGCCGACGGCAGATAAGATACGGCCCCAATTCGGGTCGCCGCCGTATATGGCGGTTTTAAAAAGGCTTGAGCCGGCTATAGCCTTGGCGCACTGTAGCGCTTCTTTCTTTGTTTTAGCATTTAAAACACGGACCTCTATAAACTTCGTCGAGCCCTCACCGTCTTTGACTATCTTCTTTGCCAGATCCAGCATTACCGTATTCAAGGCTTTATAGAACGCCTTATAATCTTTACCGGCGGATATTACCGGCTTATTGCCTGCCATACCGTTTGCAAGAATTACCGCTGTGTCATTAGTACTTGTGTCACCGTCAACTGTTATGGAATTAAACGTCAGTCCGTTAAGCTCTTTAAAGGCCAGGTCCAGCATTTTCTTTGATACCGACAGATCTGTAAGAATAAAACAGAGCATTGTCGCCATATCAGGATGTATCATCCCGGAACCCTTTGTCATTCCAAAAATAGAGCAGTTTTTCCCGCCGGCTTTAAAATTAATGAAAGCGGTTTTTCTAAATGTATCGGTAGTCATGATAGCTTCTGCCGCTTCAAGAAGTGTATCTTCGCGGAGAGAATAACCGGCTGTTTCAATTCCGTCGAGTATTTTTTCTATGGGCATTTTTACGCCGATAACCCCGGTGGAACATACCAGCACTTCATTTTTATCTGAAGCCGTCATTAAAGCCGTTTTCTCAGCCATGGCCAGGGCATCTTTCATCCCCTGCTTTCCCGTGCAGGCATTTGCGTTCCCGCTATTTACTACAACCGCATTTATCAGGCCTTTCTTTGAGTTTTTCATGGAAAGAAGGACAGGTGCCGCTTTGACTTTATTTTTAGTAAAGACCGCTGAAGAGACGGCAGGGATCTCCGAATAAATGACCGCAAGGTCTTTTTTTAACGGATTTTTTTTGACCCCGGAATGTAAAGCTGCAGAACGAAAACCTTTTACTTTTAAATTCATACCATCATCCCTATATTTTTGAGGGCGGTACTTTCTTTAAAACCGCACATCAGGTTCATATTCTGCACCGCCTGTCCGGCAGCTCCTTTTACCAAGTTATCAATTGCTGAAACAACAATGAGACGTTTAGTCCGTGTATCAACTTTAACACCTATATCGCAGTAGTTAGAGCCTGCGACATACTTAGTTTCCGGGAACTGCCCCTCGGGAAGCACGCGTACAAACTCTTTTTTATAAAAATAATTTTCGTACAGCTCTACCATTTCCGCATTAGATATTTTTTCCTTCAGCGCGAAGTTTATGGTCGTAAGAATACCGCGGTTAACCGGCGCCAGATGAGGAGTAAAAGAAACTTTTACTTTAGAGTTACGGCTGCCCATTATAATCCCCATCTCTATCTCGGCAGTATGCTGATGAGTTCCGATTTTATAGGCTTTAACATTTTCATCCGTCTCGGAGAACATAAGTTCTGTTTTCGCCTTACGGCCTGCGCCGCTTACTCCGGATATTGAATTAACAACGATAGAACACGAGTCCACCAGCCTTGTTATTACGGCCGGTAAAGCCCCGAGTATTATACTTGTGGGATAGCACCCCGGATTTGCAACAAAAGAACTTCCTATAATAGCCTCGCAGTTTATCTCCGGCATCCCGTATACGCTCTTTTTTAGAAGTTCAGGCTGTGTATGCTTGGCCCCGTACCATTCCTCATAAAGCTTTTTATCTTTTAGGCGGAAATCCGCGCTCAAATCCACCAGTTTTTTCCCCGCTTTTAATATAACAGCCGCAGCATCCATAGATTTTGTATGAGGAAGGCATAAAAACACCAGATCGCTGTTTTCCGCCGTCTTTTCTGCATTAAACGGAACCAGTTCATTCTCCATATCAAAACAAGGTAGC of the Candidatus Firestonebacteria bacterium RIFOXYD2_FULL_39_29 genome contains:
- a CDS encoding N-acetyl-gamma-glutamyl-phosphate reductase, with translation MSNKLKVSIVGATGYSGIELIRILQNHPYVEFSMLTSESYSGMKVKKALPCFDMENELVPFNAEKTAENSDLVFLCLPHTKSMDAAAVILKAGKKLVDLSADFRLKDKKLYEEWYGAKHTQPELLKKSVYGMPEINCEAIIGSSFVANPGCYPTSIILGALPAVITRLVDSCSIVVNSISGVSGAGRKAKTELMFSETDENVKAYKIGTHQHTAEIEMGIIMGSRNSKVKVSFTPHLAPVNRGILTTINFALKEKISNAEMVELYENYFYKKEFVRVLPEGQFPETKYVAGSNYCDIGVKVDTRTKRLIVVSAIDNLVKGAAGQAVQNMNLMCGFKESTALKNIGMMV
- a CDS encoding bifunctional ornithine acetyltransferase/N-acetylglutamate synthase, with translation MNLKVKGFRSAALHSGVKKNPLKKDLAVIYSEIPAVSSAVFTKNKVKAAPVLLSMKNSKKGLINAVVVNSGNANACTGKQGMKDALAMAEKTALMTASDKNEVLVCSTGVIGVKMPIEKILDGIETAGYSLREDTLLEAAEAIMTTDTFRKTAFINFKAGGKNCSIFGMTKGSGMIHPDMATMLCFILTDLSVSKKMLDLAFKELNGLTFNSITVDGDTSTNDTAVILANGMAGNKPVISAGKDYKAFYKALNTVMLDLAKKIVKDGEGSTKFIEVRVLNAKTKKEALQCAKAIAGSSLFKTAIYGGDPNWGRILSAVGNSGVNFKEEKTDISFDNMFIAKKGIEIKFNEKKAHQILMKKEILITVNLNYGKESATAYTCDLTEGYIKINAHYRT